A DNA window from Hydrogenophaga taeniospiralis contains the following coding sequences:
- a CDS encoding aminopeptidase P N-terminal domain-containing protein gives MDAHTTHSLYAERRARVAAQLGPGGIAIVPTALERQRNRDSDFLFRHDSYFYYLTGFSEPNAWLVITAEGETTLFCQPKDLEREIWDGIRLGPEAAPEHLGVSAAFSVAELDQRLPRLLENRHTVWYPFATHKGLEGRIDGWLQSVRARVRFGALCPESQRDLCGVLDEMRLFKDPFERDTMRRAAQISAGAHIRAMQRSAAMLRAGQDVREYHLDAELLHEFRQHGSQYPAYGSIVAAGANACVLHYRADNAPIRDGELVLIDAGCELDGYASDITRTFPANGRFTGPQRALYELVLASQEAAIEATRPGARFVAPHEAAVKVLTQGMLDLGLLDKNQVGTLEDAIQHRHYFAHYMHRTGHWLGMDVHDCGSYVEPSEVGTVSERQDPLSGETIKDRPSRILRPGMALTIEPGLYVRPSDGVPREFWNIGIRIEDDAFVTETGCELISRGVPVRADEIEALMR, from the coding sequence ATGGACGCTCACACCACCCACTCCCTCTACGCCGAACGCCGCGCCCGCGTGGCCGCCCAGCTGGGCCCCGGCGGCATCGCCATCGTGCCGACCGCGCTGGAACGCCAGCGCAACCGCGACAGCGACTTTCTGTTCCGCCACGACAGCTATTTCTATTACCTGACCGGGTTCTCCGAACCCAACGCCTGGCTGGTGATCACCGCCGAGGGCGAGACCACGCTGTTCTGCCAGCCCAAAGACCTGGAGCGCGAAATCTGGGACGGCATCCGCCTGGGCCCCGAGGCCGCGCCCGAGCACCTGGGCGTGAGCGCGGCCTTTTCCGTGGCCGAGCTCGACCAGCGCCTGCCCCGGCTGCTGGAGAACCGCCACACCGTGTGGTACCCCTTCGCCACGCACAAGGGCCTCGAAGGCCGGATCGACGGCTGGCTGCAGTCGGTGCGCGCGCGGGTGCGTTTTGGCGCACTGTGCCCCGAGTCGCAGCGCGACCTGTGCGGCGTGCTCGACGAGATGCGGCTCTTCAAGGACCCGTTCGAGCGCGACACCATGCGCCGCGCCGCGCAGATCAGCGCCGGCGCCCACATCCGCGCCATGCAGCGCAGCGCCGCCATGCTGCGCGCCGGGCAGGACGTGCGCGAGTACCACCTGGACGCCGAGCTGCTGCACGAATTCCGCCAGCACGGCTCGCAGTACCCGGCCTACGGCAGCATCGTGGCCGCTGGCGCCAACGCCTGCGTGCTGCACTACCGGGCCGACAACGCGCCGATCCGCGACGGCGAGCTGGTGCTGATCGACGCCGGCTGCGAGCTCGACGGTTATGCCTCGGACATCACGCGCACCTTCCCGGCCAACGGCCGTTTCACCGGCCCGCAGCGCGCGCTCTACGAGCTGGTGCTGGCCAGCCAGGAGGCCGCGATCGAGGCCACCCGCCCCGGCGCGCGTTTCGTGGCGCCGCACGAAGCGGCGGTGAAGGTGCTCACCCAGGGCATGCTCGACCTCGGCCTGCTCGACAAGAACCAGGTCGGCACGCTGGAGGACGCGATCCAGCACCGCCACTACTTCGCCCACTACATGCACCGCACCGGCCACTGGCTGGGCATGGACGTGCACGACTGCGGCAGCTACGTGGAGCCGTCCGAGGTGGGCACCGTGAGCGAGCGTCAGGACCCGCTGAGCGGCGAGACCATCAAGGACCGCCCCAGCCGCATCCTGCGCCCCGGCATGGCGCTGACCATCGAACCCGGCCTGTACGTGCGCCCCAGCGACGGCGTGCCGCGCGAGTTCTGGAACATCGGCATCCGCATCGAGGACGACGCCTTCGTCACCGAGACCGGCTGCGAACTCATCTCACGCGGCGTGCCGGTGCGGGCCGACGAGATCGAAGCCCTGATGCGCTGA
- a CDS encoding ABC transporter substrate-binding protein: MRIATTVRWLCALGLTAGLIQTAQAAPEMIKDVLGRSVRVDLPAKRVLLGFYFEDYMAIGGEKAFDQVVGFSREAWEGWRPANWSLFAAHRPSLKELPDVGEVEAQTFSVEKVLALRPDVVVLAEWQYKGLGPDVKRMEDAGVPVVVVDYNMELPANHHASTLLLGQIAGDEKRAQKIADEYKTAIDQVQSRIAAAKQPKPRFYVEFGNKGPAEYSFSYGKGMWGPLGALAGGENIAAPFVEWYSPMNPEKVLAAQPEVVFIAGTESTKNPSSMLMGQGVESAQAQQRLLGFARRAGWSELPAVKNQRLYAVYQGASRSVLDYTMVQFMAKALYPTLFKDVDPQANYLGFYKRYLPVQAKGSFALGM; the protein is encoded by the coding sequence ATGCGAATTGCCACCACCGTACGCTGGCTGTGCGCCCTGGGCCTGACGGCCGGTCTGATCCAGACCGCCCAGGCGGCCCCCGAAATGATCAAAGACGTGCTCGGCCGATCGGTCCGCGTCGACCTGCCCGCCAAGCGCGTGTTGCTGGGTTTCTACTTCGAGGACTACATGGCCATCGGCGGCGAGAAGGCCTTCGACCAGGTGGTCGGCTTCTCCCGCGAGGCCTGGGAAGGCTGGCGTCCGGCCAACTGGTCGCTGTTCGCGGCGCACCGGCCCTCGCTCAAGGAACTGCCCGACGTGGGCGAGGTCGAGGCGCAGACCTTCTCCGTCGAGAAGGTGCTGGCCCTCAGGCCCGACGTGGTGGTGCTGGCCGAATGGCAGTACAAGGGCCTGGGCCCGGATGTGAAACGGATGGAAGACGCCGGGGTGCCCGTGGTGGTGGTGGACTACAACATGGAGCTGCCGGCCAACCACCACGCCAGCACGCTGTTGCTGGGCCAAATCGCGGGCGATGAGAAGCGTGCGCAGAAGATCGCGGACGAATACAAGACCGCCATCGATCAGGTGCAGTCGCGCATCGCGGCCGCCAAGCAGCCCAAACCGCGCTTCTATGTCGAGTTCGGCAACAAGGGACCGGCCGAATACAGCTTCAGCTACGGCAAGGGCATGTGGGGTCCGCTGGGCGCGCTGGCCGGGGGTGAGAACATCGCCGCCCCCTTCGTCGAATGGTACAGCCCGATGAACCCGGAGAAGGTGCTGGCCGCCCAGCCCGAGGTGGTTTTCATCGCCGGCACGGAGTCGACCAAGAACCCCAGCTCGATGCTGATGGGGCAGGGCGTGGAGTCCGCGCAGGCACAACAGCGGCTGCTGGGCTTTGCCCGGCGCGCCGGCTGGAGCGAACTGCCAGCCGTGAAGAACCAGCGCCTGTATGCGGTCTACCAGGGTGCATCGCGCTCGGTGCTGGACTACACCATGGTGCAGTTCATGGCCAAGGCCCTGTACCCCACGTTGTTCAAGGATGTCGATCCGCAGGCCAACTACCTGGGCTTCTACAAGCGCTACCTGCCGGTGCAGGCCAAGGGCAGCTTCGCGCTGGGGATGTGA